The following proteins are co-located in the Eleginops maclovinus isolate JMC-PN-2008 ecotype Puerto Natales chromosome 1, JC_Emac_rtc_rv5, whole genome shotgun sequence genome:
- the arhgef16 gene encoding rho guanine nucleotide exchange factor 16, with translation MSDSQSDSCMGHQAPLILESVFSTELHISEPGDDCYQSQSSPTPQSETPQPQEDVVDRLVVPQQVVLSTQSPAARKVGKNQLIPKNLASRHKVRHHTTVVTFPVGLENSTSVTRSRHSTQGPDLSWEDYDSDGDGFALRRNRRNKSYRAAVTSLDIEAMASGQGTASTLKPVKEDRAASPSPARSPGRKRTLGRKRNQNKRGSFKDATPRLYQEIRERGLHSTNQDELLDDFVVVEPPVEDQGIVVKSYRPVQLTWSQLPQVRDTDILTLISPQERKRQEAIFEIITSEHSYLHSLGILVRHFKNSEPLKKTMTATEHHHLFSNISVIHQVSKRFFEDLERRHYDNPVIRDISDIVQNHAAHHFEPYIVYCSNETFQQRTLQKLLTTNTAFKDTLKKIEGSSECGALPMISFLILPMQRVTRLPLLLDTICQKTPDKTAEYFAAVWSLHAISKLVASCNDGAQRMERTEQMYTMQKLMDFGKIKPFPLVSSSRWLKKRGELALCSEELSIWRAFSNRSYYLFLFNDVLIVTKKKSEESFVVMDYATLENVEVEVVEDPEGRMSPPSKNSSSHYLSFKLLMSKNSDGRAEQISLVAESRVDRARWIVALTEHKQAEVFTCKDGLPQYEANKSYMPKELDELGLKQAELVILLQKEEAWCYGERMRDGVRGWFPATCATEITDPMAIENNMQRMKRLRKETNV, from the exons ATGTCTGACAGCCAGTCAGACAGCTGCATGGGCCACCAGGCCCCTCTAATTCTGGAGAGCGTCTTCTCCACAGAACTCCATATATCTGAGCCTGGAGATGATTGCTACCAGTCACAAAGCTCCCCGACACCCCAATCTGAAACTCCCCAACCTCAGGAAGATGTAGTAGACAGGCTGGTGGTGCCTCAGCAGGTTGTTTTGAGCACCCAGAGTCCTGCAGCACGGAAGGTTGGCAAAAACCAGCTCATCCCCAAGAATTTGGCCAGCCGGCATAAGGTCCGCCACCACACCACCGTGGTGACGTTCCCTGTGGGACTGGAAAACTCCACCAGTGTGACCCGGAGCCGCCACTCAACTCAGGGGCCAGATTTGTCCTGGGAGGATTATGACAGTGATGGAGACGGCTTTGCTTTGAGGAGGAACCGCAGGAACAAGTCATACAGAGCGGCTGTGACCAGCCTGGACATTGAAGCCATGGCGTCGGGACAGGGGACTGCATCCACGCTGAAACCTGTCAAAGAGGACAGAGCAGCCAGTCCTAGTCCAGCTCGCAGCCCTGGGCGCAAG AGAACCCTGGGGAGAAAGAGGAACCAGAACAAGCGTGGGTCCTTCAAAGATG CTACACCGCGCCTCTACCAGGAGATCCGAGAGCGAGGGCTGCACTCCACTAACCAGGACGAGCTGCTGGACGACTTTGTGGTGGTGGAGCCTCCCGTGGAGGACCAGGGCATCGTGGTGAAGAGCTACCGGCCAGTACAGCTCACATGGAGCCAGCTGCCACAG GTGAGGGACACGGATATCCTGACATTGATCTCACCtcaggagagaaagagacaagag GCCATTTTCGAGATCATCACATCAGAGCATTCGTATCTGCACAGCCTGGGCATCCTGGTGCGTCACTTTAAGAATAGTGAACCTCTGAAGAAAACAATGACAGCCACAGAACACCATCACCTCTTCTCCAACATCTCTGTTATTCACCAAGTCAGCAAAAG gttttttgaGGATCTTGAACGGCGTCACTATGACAACCCAGTGATCAGGGACATTAGCGATATAGTTCAGAACCACGCTGCCCACCACTTTGAGCCCTACATCGTGTACTGCTCCAACGAGACCTTCCAGCAGAGGACGCTGCAGAAGCTGCT GACCACTAACACTGCGTTCAAAGACACCCTGAAGAAGATTGAAGGGAGCAGTGAATGTGGAGCCCTGCCCATGATCTCTTTCCTCATCCTTCCCATGCAGCGAGTCACCAGACTGCCACTGCTGCTGGAC ACAATCTGCCAGAAAACTCCAGACAAGACGGCGGAGTACTTCGCTGCTGTCTGGTCGCTGCATGCCATCAGCAAG TTGGTCGCTAGCTGCAATGATGGAGCTCAGCGAATGGAGAGAACAGAGCAGATGTACACCATGCAGAAACTGATGGACTTTGGTAAAATCAAA CCATTTCCTCTGGTGTCGTCGTCGCGGTGGCTGAAGAAGCGTGGTGAGCTGGCCCTCTGCAGCGAGGAGCTCAGCATCTGGAGGGCATTCAGCAACCGGAGCTACTACCTGTTTCTCTTCAATGACGTATTGATTGTCACAAAAAAGAAGAG tgaGGAGAGCTTTGTGGTGATGGACTATGCCACTTTGGAGAATGTAGAGGTGGAGGTGGTAGAGGATCCAGAAGGACGAATGTCTCCACCCTCCAAAAACAGCTCTAGCCACTATCTTTCCTTCAAGCTGCTGATGAGCAAGAACAGCGACGGCAGAGCGGAGCAGATCTCCCTGGTGGCGGAGTCCAG GGTGGATCGAGCACGTTGGATAGTTGCTCTCACAGAACACAAGCAGGCAGAAGTCTTCACTTGCAAAGATG GTCTTCCACAGTACGAGGCCAACAAATCTTACATGCCAAAGGAGCTGGATGAGTTGGGGCTGAAACAAGCGGAGCTTGTCATCTTGTTGCAGAAAGAGGAAG CATGGTGCTATGGGGAGAGAATGCGCGATGGAGTGAGAGGCTGGTTTCCTGCTACCTGTGCCACAGAGATCACGGACCCCATGGCCATTGAAAACAACATGCAACGCATGAAGCGCCTGCGCAAAGAGACCAATGTTTGA